One segment of Urocitellus parryii isolate mUroPar1 chromosome 5, mUroPar1.hap1, whole genome shotgun sequence DNA contains the following:
- the LOC144255008 gene encoding uncharacterized protein C12orf71 homolog: MGDSSLGSSPDVEQCVLESSPNQSLSVGSFPHEDSIDCEDIIPSEELTSEGPSCHVLPPVQGAWGTESVNKPVERQNPIQENPEKPGEEAILGVMDAYLDSHQEDSGANGTPKEDSQRMDESPQESINQPLWDLDELMNDLEAFMENQKVDQDHDSELSDSPPEEDLQPCTSASPDMDQVSDQESEACEDLPKCDPPENRDMDQFPEMPPELEDDEIVEMESQEICPAETSSVSSEPPKEEDEPSEEENTCCLNLSLGFKWLRERVGSALTGRNRPRRANNSSILLSTSLRKPGHILLADSSCVASSPPMATIIFLTHPQVPVKVFLLRLVPTVTFGVHIVKNL; the protein is encoded by the exons ATGGGAGACTCATCGTTGGGCAGCAGCCCTGACGTGGAGCAGTGTGTTTTGGAATCCTCACCCAACCAGAGCCTCTCTGTGGGCTCTTTCCCCCATGAGGACAGCATTGACTGTGAGGACATCATACCCAGTGAAGAGCTGACTTCTGAGGGTCCCTCCTGCCACGTGCTGCCTCCTGTCCAAGGGGCATGGGGAACCGAAAGTGTAAATAAACCTGTGGAGAGACAAAATCCCATTCAGGAGAACCCAGAGAAGCCTGGCGAAGAAGCCATCCTTGGGGTCATGGACGCCTATCTGGACTCGCACCAGGAAGACTCAGGAGCTAATGGGACTCCCAAGGAAGACTCCCAGAGGATGGACGAGAGCCCACAGGAGAGCATAAACCAGCCCCTCTGGGACCTGGATGAGCTCATGAACGATCTGGAGGCATTTATGGAGAATCAGAAGGTTGACCAAGACCATGACTCTGAGCTGTCCGATTCTCCTCCGGAGGAGGATCTCCAGCCCTGCACCAGTGCCTCTCCCGATATGGATCAGGTCAGTGACCAAGAATCTGAAGCTTGTGAGGACTTGCCCAAGTGTGACCCACCAGAAAACAGAGACATGGACCAGTTCCCAGAAATGCCTCCTGAGCTTGAGGACGACGAAATTGTTGAG ATGGAAAGCCAGGAGATCTGCCCTGCAGAGACCTCCTCAGTCTCCTCAGAGCCGCCCAAGGAGGAGGACGAGCCTTCAGAAGAAGAGAACACGTGCTGTCTGAACTTGAGCTTAGGCTTCAAGTGGCTCAGGGAGCGAGTGGGCTCTGCCCTAACAGGGAGAAATCGCCCTCGGAGGGCCAACAACAGCTCCATTCTGCT ATCAACTTCTTTGAGGAAGCCTGGACACATCCTTCTTGCTGACTCTTCCTGTGTTGCCAGTTCACCTCCCATGGCCACCATCATCTTCCTCACTCATCCACAGGTTCCTGTAAAGGTCTTTCTTCTCAGGCTTGTACCCACAGTGACCTTTGGTGTTCATATTGTGAAAAACCTCTGA